The stretch of DNA GAGTTAAttccaatacttttcaagttatttcaggaaataaaaaagaaggagctcttccaaattcattctatgaggccaacatcaccctgatcccaaaaccagaaagagacacttcaaagaaagaaaactacagaccaatatctctaatgaacctagatgcaaaaatcctcaataaaattctggcgaatcagatacaaaagcatatcaaaaaaattgtacaccatgatcaagtaggattcatccctaggATGCAAGGCTGATTCACTATAAGGAAATCAATacacgttattcaccacatcaatagacttaaagataagaaccatatgatcatctcgatagatgcagaaaaagcattcgacaaagtacagcatcactttatgttcaaaacactagaaaaactagggataacaggaacttacctcaacattgtaaaagctatctatgctaagcctcaggctagcatcgttctgaatggagaaaaactgaaggcattccctctttGGTCTTGATGTGCACAGTGTTCTGTCTGTCCAGAGCACATGTGCCCCTGCAACTTTGCCTGCTTCAGTTCCTCTCTGCCTTGAGCCAGGTGAATACTCATGCCCCGACTCTTGGTCATTCTCCCCAGGATGCACACAGCAGTCTGTGGCCACATAGATTTAGATTCAGTGTCCACAGCTCCTAGTTCAACACACAGTGCTCAGTCTATAGATTCTCCCAGGAATCAGCAGGAAAAGTGGAAAGTTTTTTGTTCCTGATCATCGACATCTACATGGAACCCCGTTGCCTTCAATGTGGGGTTTACGTCATGGATCAGCTGGTTTTCCTTGTATCTGACAGAAGCCCATGGGAACTGACAAAAATGTAGGTGCTTGTTTCAGCATTCCTGGAATCAGTAGGTGGCTATTTATGGGCCCCCTGGATAGGCGTGTTGCATGAACATGTGGAGCTGTTGGTCCCTGTGTCCCCTGGGCACTGAGAGTGCTCCACCAAGGATGAAAGAGAGCTTCCATGGATCTTTGATGTGGGATATGAAGATTCTCTCATCTCAGTCCCTAAATCCTGACACCATGCAACCCACTCCCACATGTTAaccaggaggaaagggaggactGGACCCTGGAGTCAGTGACAGTCCACCCCTCTGTCTGCTGACTCTGAAGCAGGTTCTTGTCCTTTAGAGTCAAGGAGTCTTCCATCCACAGATCCACAAAGTCCTTCCAGGCTATTATTTTTACACTGTATCTATTGATTTCATGTAAAATTTCTATATTGAAAACTCTTCAAAACAcgtttaaacaaaaaaaaatggctttcttCAGGCCCCAGACATTCCTCAGTGGGGTTATTTTGCAGCACTTGCTATGGGGTCCTGCCCATGAACTCATGCTCAGATCCTGATCCTTTTGTTCCCTGAATGATTGCTAAATTGCTCAATGCAAAGAAACTTTGATCACCAGTCACAATTTCGTTTTATCACCAAGTTAATTTGACAACAAGGAAAGTTAATGATTCTTTTGACTTTACTTCAAAGTCCAGCCTCCCAGTACCTCTCCCAATATCCAGTGGTGGATACAGCAGGAATCCCCTGCACCTCGCACAGAGAGCTCATCACCATGACAGACGGCTACTTGTGGTTTGAAGGGTTACCTTTCCCTGTGATTGGTTACAGCTATGAAGTTTTGAAAGAAGCATGTGCTCAGTTTGTGATAAAGGATGAAGACACAGTATTGGTGACCTACCCCAAATCAGGTAAGGAAACAGGACAGGGACCATCAATGGGAAAGGCAATGGCTGCATTCCTCACTTACTAAGCAGATGGATGGCCTGCCCTCTCCATGCCAGTGAGCCCTGCTTTGGGGAAGAAGGGGGCAGTGCCCCAGGCCACTTGCATCCAGACTAGGACAGAGTGACTAAGTGCTCAGCAGGGTCATCTGAGTTATGAGAGGAAGATATAGGAGTGAATCGTAAGCAGATTTGGGCATTTGTGTGGTGGCACAGGAGAAGGGGGTGGAAGAGGGTGACCTGTGAAGACCTACTGGTGAAATAACAGCtcaatagaaatgaaaagttggaatggaGGTCACGTGGTGGAGGGGTTCTGTAGAGCAGGAGGGTCAGCGTGGACTTGGAAAGAGCCTGGAAAATTCAAGGGACTGAAAGGACAGGTGTCATGCACCtacaggagaggggctgggggcaggagcaCTGCAAACTGGGCGAGGAATGGGACCAATGACCTTTGATGGGACACAAGGTTGGAAAGTCAAGGGAAGTTGGGACATATTAGAAGGATCTCAGCCAAGAGCCAGGGCTGGAAGCATCCAAAAATCCACTGGTAGTTTAACATGTAAACAAAACGTGGGGAGTTGATACAATGGAGTAAGATTCAGCCTTAACCAGGACGACAGGCTGACTCCTCCTACAATATATTCAATACTGGGACCCATGCTAAGTGAAGTCTGATGGGCACAAGAGGACAAATAGTACAGGAATCCATGGGGCAAAGTGTAGTCAAGTTCACAGAAACAGAGAGCCCCATGGTGGGTTCCAGGGCCTGAAAGATGGAATTAGTAGGAAAATGTTGTTAAGGAGCAGAGAGTTTCAGTTTTTCAAGACAAAAAGTTTCTGGACATCGGCTGAGCAACAGCAGGAACATGCTGAACTCTGCTCAGCACCACCCCATGGCATGCTTAAAATGGGCAGATGGTAAAGTGCATGTTATGTATTTTATCAGAAGTTTTGTTCACAAGCCAGGTTGAAGTGAGTGACCgtcagttttccttttttatctagGAACCAACTGGATGATTGAAATTCTCTGCCTGATTCACTCCCATGGTGATACCAAGTGGATTCGATCTGTGCCCATCTGGGATCGTTCACCCTGGATAGAGACAGATGTGGGTTACAATCTTTTAAATGAGAGAGAAGGCCCGGGTCTCATATCCTCTCACCTCCCCTTCCATCTCTTCCCCAAGTCTCTATTTACTTCCAAGGCCAAGGTCAGTGCCTATTGTTCAGCCCATGCTTTCCCCTTGCATGTGCCTAGGTTAACCCTGCAGATCTGCTGGGGCGAGTGCTCACTGGGTAGATTGGTGAGACTGCGATTCCCAGATATTATTTAGGTACATGTGGCCACAACCAGACCACACGTGAGTGCAAGGATGTGGATCATTCAGCAGATTAGCCTCAGCTGAATTCAGGGGTAATATGACTGGCTAAAGTTAGAACCTTAGAAAACCACATTCCATGTGTAACTAGAATTATAACTGCATCTGCACTGGAGTGTCCCAATTTACAGCTCTTACAGATGTCCGCCAATACTCCCTCAATCACAGCCTCCCTCCAGGTAAGAGGAAGCACCCAAGTCAGTGTTTCCCATATGTGGGGAGCAGACCTGCATACCTTGATGAATGCTCACATCCAGGAGACTGTTAGGAGTCGTGGCTAGCTAGGTAATGACGCCAGTCCTCTGCACGTCACTGTGCTCTGTGATCAGCAGCCTCTCCAGCCTCCCCATGGCTGATGGGTGATCAGCACAGACAGTGGATATCCAAGATCTAACATGCCAAAGACTACATTTAGGAAGATCCTTTCTTTAACTTGACTTCTAAATTCTTTCATGTATTAAGTTTAATTGATGCCAAGATCCTAGAATAATAACCAAGTGTCTTGGAAATGTCACGAAGCGCCTAATAGTGAGTCCCATTTGCATGTCTCCTGTTGGATTCCATTGGCCTCTGCCTGAGTAAACTGAGGCTGTGAAGTAAGTCCTCCAATAAGAACTCCAAGAAAGTTGGTGCAAATAGAAAGTTAGTTTCGAATGATTAAGTACcaagtggggtgtgtgtgtgtgtgtgtgttcagtaaTCTTAAACAAGAGCCTCCTCATGTGAACAAACATACACAGTTGGTCAACTATCATGCAGAGCAGGTGTACAACATTTCTATAATCCAAAAATTCTCCCCAGTCCCTGTCTACCACCAGTGCCCACCACCTGAGGGCAATACTCCCTAGACTTACAGCCACAGATTACTTTTGCTTATTCCTGAATTTTCTATAAATGCATGCATGCTGTCTGGATGTCATACATGTGAGAGTTGTCGATGGTCTTGAGTGAAGAATGCTGTATGTGCAATGAATCTGAATATTCCATAATTTATTAATCCAGTGTGCTGTTAGTGATCATGTGGGAAAGCACACACACCCCTCACCACTTACCATTTAACACTTTCCAGCAGCTTCCCAGGAAGAGTAGACAAGTATCCCAGAAAGAAGAGCCAAGGTCTTCCTCCTCTACTCCTGGCATATGACCATGTAATAGGAACTTTAAGATGTGCATTTGGTGAATGAACGCTGTAACTAATTTATTAAAGGAACCCACAGGTTTAATAAAGACTAAGGAAGAACTGCCCAGGGAAAGATCAAGATCAAGGTGGGAAATGACTGACTgagactgatttttatttttctcattttccctaaTTTAAGGTGATATATGTCATGAGAAATCCCAAAGATGTTCTTGTGTCAGGTTATTATCATCATTCTATGATGAAACTATGTAAGCAACCAGAGTCACTGGAACAGTATTTTCAATGGTTCATCCAAGGAAACGGTGAGTGTTTTTCCCATATAGGTCTGTGTCCTGTACTCTGCTGgcctttttcctattttgtggtatacctattttattcttcttctgtgtattttccacatatgagagaaagcagaCAACCCTTGATTCTGTGAGTCTGGCTTGTTTCAatcagcatgctggtctccagttccatccattttcctcaaAGTGACataatttagttcttctttatgactgagtgatATCCATTATGTGTATGAACCACATtctctgtatccattcatcagtgGACACCAAGGCTGTCCCAGAGCTCAGCTGCGGGGAGTTGAACTGCTATCCACCTGGGGGGCATGTGTTGCTATAGTGTGCTGACTTTGTTTTGATGGATCCAAGGAGCTCTATGATTAGGGCACatgctggctccattcctagtcttttgaggaaacttcagaGTGATTTCCATGGTGTTGTACTAGTCTCCAATCCCAAAAGTGTGTAAGTGCTCCTTTTCACTCAGTCCCTCCCAGTGTTTATTACTATTTGTGTTCTTGAAGATTTCCATTGCAACTGGAGTGAGACATGATCTTTGTGTAGTTTCTATTTGATTTTCTCTGGTTGTTAAAAAcgttgaaattattttcataaaattgttggccattttatttctccttttgagaaatgattgtgattggcccatttcttgatttgatatttggtttttgttgttaagattttgtttcttatccaaatcaataaattggctaagaaactgaacaggaaCTTTTCAGTGGAAGATATACaaacaatgaacaaatacataaagaagttcaacatctccagtaacagagaaatgcaaattaaaaccactctaagattccatctcactccagtcagaatgtcaattttCATAAATACAAGCAACAAGAAGTGTGGTAGGATGTGGTAAGGGGAAatggcatactcatacattgctggtggcactgcaacttggtgcaaccactctggaaagcagtatggagattccttagaagacttggagtggaaccacattcgacccagctattccactccttggtctttaCCCAGAGGAGTTGAAATCAGCAGAAtctagtgacacagccacaccagtatgtataccagctcaattcacaatagctaaacttggaagcaacctagatgcccttcaatagatgaatggataaagaagctgtggcacttatacacaatggactattactcagcattaagagagaataaattcgtagcatttgcaggtaaatggatggagttttagaatatcatgctatgcaaagaaagccaatcctaaaaacaaaggccaaatgttctctgtgataagTGGACCCTGAACCAAAAGGGACAAGGTTAGTGGtcaagggaagaatagaggaaattTGATTGGGGAAAGCAGGGGAGgagacatgggggcaggaaagacggtggaatgagatggacatcattactctaattCCATGTGGGAGTGAAGATGTGGTGGGACTCTACATGATGCACAACCAGGGAAATGAAATGTTGGGCtccgtttgtgtacaatgaatcaaaatgcattctactgtatgtataactaattagaagaaagaaatactagtaataataataacattatttttgagttcttttatgcTCTGGATGttaatcttctgtcagaaaaTTAGCTGGAAAAGGTTTTGCTCCCTTCTCtgagacctctctctctgtcttgccTCCTCACTGTGTGGAAGCTTTTCAACTTGAGCCTCTCCATTTATCAACTCCTGGTTTTCTTTCCTGAACACTAGGATTCTTATAGAAGTAACACTTGCACCTACAGGTCAGAGGATAGGCACTATGATTTCCACTAGTAGTTACAGTGTTTATGGTCTAATTCCTGATttttgatccacttggagttgattTTTCTGCAGGATTTAGCCTCATTCTTCTACCTGTAGATGTTCAGATTTCCAAGCAGAATTTATTAAATAGGCTTTGTTTTCTCCAACATTTGCTTTTGGTGTCTTTCTTAAGGGTCATTTGACTCTATCTGTGTGGGTCTGTCTCTGAGTCTTTATTCTAATCTACTGATCTCCGTGAATATTTTGATATTAGCACACATTTTTTTACTATACCTTTTCTGTATGACTTGAGACTGGGTGTACTTTAAAACATGATAGCttcagcattattattattattctatggCACTGGGGATGAGACCCAGGGCTCTGCAGGttctagtcaagtgctctacgactgagccacatccccagcccctttacatACTTTATCTAGAaagagggcctccctaagttgctgaggctggctttgaactctctcaatcctcctgcctcagcctcccaagtatctgggatatAGGCAAGCACCATCACATTCCTCTACCTGGGTATTTGTGGATACCTTTATGAATGGAATTGCATGTTTTAATTCTTCCTCAGCAGATCCATTCTCGTGATGAAGAACAGTGCTTCtttttttgcatgttgattttgtatgttgCTATTTTCCTCAATTGATCAGTTCTAGGAGTTTTTGGGGAAAGGTTCTTGGGTGTTCCCAGCAGAGCCTCCTATCACCTGCAAACAGTGACCACGTGGCCAACTGGTGAGGTTTTGATTCCCTTCTCTGCCAACACCTCTGGCTGGAGTCTCTAGGGCTCTATTGTAAGGcagtggtgaaagtggacatccttgccttgttcctgatgTTAGGAGAGATGCTTCCCGTTTTTCCCTGATTAACatgatgttggcttggggttTGTCACACACAGCCCTCATGATGCTCAGCCAAGTTCTTCTGTCAAGGCAaattctattgatgtggtgaaccTTCATGGATTTGCCTGTGTtgaccaaccttacatccctggatTGAAATCAGCATCTCGTGATGTACAGTCTTAGAGTGTGAAGACAGCATGTCCTGAGTATAATCTTAATGCTGAATAGGATTTGCTGGAATTTTAGTAAGCTGTTCTGTATCTGTGTTCAGCAGGAATATGGGTCTGTTATTTTCTTACTTGATCTGTGTTTCCCAGTTGGGTATCAGTATGTGACTATTTCCAtagaatgaattcaggaaagatCCCCCTCTCTATTTCATTACCTAGTTTGAGCAGCATTGATCAATAATATGTGAATCAAGCTGTCAGTGTGTGTAGAGTGATATGGATGCTGCTGCCCTGTTTTGGCAGTGTGTAacctgcacccctgtgcctgcCCCACAGTGCCCTATGGATCATGGTTTGAGCACATTCGTGGCTGGATGTCCATGAGAGACAGGGAGAACGTCCTGCTGCTGAGTTATGAAGAGCTGCAGAAGGTGAGCCCCCTCTCATAGTTGGCGCCTACAGCACCCCAACATCCTCACTCTCCCCGAAGTCCCTGGTCCTCAGTGTCTCCTCTTCACGTTCCCTGTCAAAGCATAGGCTGTGGAGGTCACTGAGAGGAGATGAGCCTTTGACCTCCACTTCCCTGCTTCTGTGAGACCCTCCCAAGCTCCAAGCTCTTTCTTCATATCTTCCAAACTTATAGCGTCTGGCATCATCTAAAGGGCCCTCCCacaaactcttgatcctcctgcctcagcctcccgagtatcTGGGAAACAGGCAGGCACCATCAGACTCCTCGACCAAGTGCCACGACTTATGCCACCCACTAGGGCTGCCAGGGTCTCTGCCTGCAGGACCCCCTCTGTTCCCAGAAACCGCATCAGAAGGGGTGGGGCAGAAAGCACTAATCCCAGAGTTAGCTCCACCTTTCTGGCTTCCCCCTTGACTGACATAGTGACATGAATGAGAGGTGCCACTTTGGGTGACTATTTTGAGGGGTCAGGGGCTGGAGTAACAGGCAGGGCCTAAGGATGAGCTCAGCCCTGGTGGGTGGGTGCAGGGTACAGCTGGGAAGAGCAATGACTTCCCGTGATCTGAGGCACAGGGTGGGACTGTGGAGAAGAGTAACtaagtatatatttcaaaatagcaaatGGAGAGggttttgaatgttcccaactaAATAAATACTGTCATCTGAGTTTGCAGATGTGCCACTTACACCGATTGAATCATCACACAACGAGTAGGTACTTAGCCTAATGATATTTTCTGCTGGTGCAGAGAAAACTGCCCATGAACAGCACAGAGATGCACAGGGCTCTGAGGGAGGCTCACAGGTCCAGACGGAAcagaaagctttaaaatatttagaagcatTTTCAGAAGTggtcaaaaatgaacaaaatgtaaaGGAGTGAGCAGACCTTAGAAAACACTTCTCCTGTGGGTGTGTCTTGGGGACAGAGAAGGTGGCACAGGCTCAGGCATCTGTTTCCCCTGGAGAAGGGACCCTGGTCACCTTCCTGCAGCTGCTTCCTGTTCTGCTGTGTCCTCAGCATGAGGTCAGTCCTCAGGGAGGAGCCTTGGTGCCACCTTCAGCCACCTCAGCAGCAAGCTGCACACTCCCTGTGATTCTCTTCTCCAACCAACaacatgttcttttcttttttttggctatttgttttttttttggttgttcaaaacattacatagttcttgatatatcatattccacactttgattcaagtgggttatgaactcccatttttaccccttatacagattgcagaatcacatcagttacacttccattgatttacatattgccatactcgtgtctgttgttctgctgcctttcctatcctctactatcccccctcccctcccctcccctcccctcttctctctttaccccctctactgtaattcatttctccccttgtattatttttccctttcccctcacttcctcttgtatgtaattttgtataaccctgagggtctgcttccatttccatgcaatttcccttctctctctctttccttcccacctctcatccctgtttaatgttagtcttcttctcatgctcttcttccctactctgttcttagttactctccttatatcaaagaagacatttggcatttgttttttagggtttggctagtttcacttagcataatctgctctaatgccatccatttccctccaaattctatgattttgtcatttttttaatgcagagtaatactccattgtgtataaatgccacattttttttgtccattcatccattgaagggcatctaggttgcttccacagtcttgctattgtgaattgtgctgctatgaacatcgatgtagcagtgtccctgtagcatgctctttttaggtctttagggattagacccagaaggggaatagctgggtcaaatgatgtttccattcccagctttccaagaaatctccacactgctttccaaattggctgcaccaatttgcagtcccaccaacaatgtacaagtgtacccttttccccacatcctcgccagcacttgttgttttttgacttcctaatggctgccaatcttactggagtgagatggtatcttagggtggttttgatttgcatttctctgactgggAGAGattctgagcatttttttttcatgtacttgttgattgattgtatgtccttctctgagaagtgtctgttcaggtccttggcccatttttgattgggttatttgttatcttattgtctaattttttgagttctttatatactctggatattagggctctatctgaagtgtgaggagtaaagatttgttcccaggatgtaggctccctatttacctctcttattgtttcttttgctgagaaaaaactttttagtttgagtaagtcccatttgttgattctagatattaactcttgtgctatgggtgtctattgaggaatttggagcccgaccccacagtatgtaggtcgtagccaactttttcttctatcagataccatgtctctgatttgatatcaagctccttgatccattttgagttaacttttgtgcatggtgagagaaagggattcagtttcattttgttgcatatggatttccagttatcccagcaccatttgttgaagatgctatccttcctccattgcatgcttttagcccctttatcaaatataagaaagttgtagttttgtggattagtctctgtgtcctctattctgtaccattggtccacccgcctgttttggtaccagtaccatgctgtttttgttactattgctctgtagtatagtttgaagtctggtatcgctataccacctgattcacacttcctgcttagcattgtttttgctattctgggtcttttattgttccatatgaatttcatgattgctttctctatttctacaagaaatgccattgggattttgattggcatcgtattaaacctatagagaacttttggtaatatcgccattttgatgatgttagttctgcctatccatgagcagggtatatttttccatcttctaagatcttcttcaatttctctctttgggttctgtagttttcatcgtataagtctttcacctcttttgttaggttgattcccaagtattttattatttttgaggatattgtgaatggagtggttgtcctcatttccatttcagaggatttgtcgctgatatacaggaatgcctttgatttatgcgtgttgattttatatcatgccactttgctgaattcatttattagctctaatagtttctttgtagacccttttgggtctgctaggtatagaatcatatcatctgcaaatagtgataatttaagttcttcttttcctatttttatgcctttaatttccttcttctgtctaattgctctggccagtgtttcgagaactatgttgaacagaagtggtgagagagggcttccctgtcttgttccagattttagagggaatgccttcagtttttctccattcagaatgatgctagcctgaggcttagcatagatagcttttacaatgttgaggtatgttcctgttatccctagtttttctagagttttgaacataaagggatgctgtactttgtcgaatgctttttccgcatatattgagatgatgatatggttcttgtttttaagtctattgatgtggtgaacaacatttattgatttctgtatattgaaccagccttgcatcccagggatgaatcctacttgatcatggtgcacgaccTTCTGTGGGTGTGTCTTGGGGATAGAGAAGGTGGCACAGGCTCAGGCATCTGTTTCCCATGGAGAAGGGACCCTGGTCACCTTCCTGCAGCTGCTTCCTGTTCTGCTGTGTCCTCAGCATGAGGTCGGTCCTCAGGGAGGAGCCTTGGTGCCACCTTCAGCCACTTCAGCAGCAAGCTGCACACTCCCTGTGATTCTCCTCTCCAACCAACAACATGTTCTTACATCATTGCCACAGTGGGGTCTTCTTGTCACTCAGTGACTGGGGCTTGTGAAAGCATAACTATCATAAAGGACTATGGTACTGACAGGAGGTCTAGGTCCCCAAGGAAATCCTCTCTTCTCATAATGACCTGTTCCCTTGCTGCGATCTCCCAGGAAAACCCATCGATAAT from Urocitellus parryii isolate mUroPar1 unplaced genomic scaffold, mUroPar1.hap1 Scaffold_488, whole genome shotgun sequence encodes:
- the LOC144252612 gene encoding 3-beta-hydroxysteroid sulfotransferase-like isoform X2, translating into MTDGYLWFEGLPFPVIGYSYEVLKEACAQFVIKDEDTVLVTYPKSGTNWMIEILCLIHSHGDTKWIRSVPIWDRSPWIETDVIYVMRNPKDVLVSGYYHHSMMKLCKQPESLEQYFQWFIQGNVPYGSWFEHIRGWMSMRDRENVLLLSYEELQKDPRSTIERICQFLGKKLTPEELDSVLKNSSFQVMKQNKMSNFEMFPEMFITKPFLITRKGICGDWKNHLTVAQAEAFDKVYQEKMAGFPKELFPWE
- the LOC144252612 gene encoding sulfotransferase 2A1-like isoform X1 is translated as MTDGYLWFEGLPFPVIGYSYEVLKEACAQFVIKDEDTVLVTYPKSGTNWMIEILCLIHSHGDTKWIRSVPIWDRSPWIETDVGYNLLNEREGPGLISSHLPFHLFPKSLFTSKAKVIYVMRNPKDVLVSGYYHHSMMKLCKQPESLEQYFQWFIQGNVPYGSWFEHIRGWMSMRDRENVLLLSYEELQKDPRSTIERICQFLGKKLTPEELDSVLKNSSFQVMKQNKMSNFEMFPEMFITKPFLITRKGICGDWKNHLTVAQAEAFDKVYQEKMAGFPKELFPWE